From Pan troglodytes isolate AG18354 chromosome 11, NHGRI_mPanTro3-v2.0_pri, whole genome shotgun sequence, the proteins below share one genomic window:
- the OR13C3 gene encoding olfactory receptor 13C3 — protein sequence MIVQVICTVCFLAVNTFHVRSSFDFLKADDMGEINQTLVSEFLLLGLSGYPKIEIVYFALILVMYLVILIGNGVLIIASIFDSHLHTPMYFFLGNLSFLDICYTSSSVPSTLVSLISKKRNISFSGCAVQMFFGFAMGSTECLLLGMMAFDRYVAVCNPLRYPIILSKVAYVLMASVSWLSGGINSAVQTLLAMRLPFCGNNIINHFACEILAVLKLACADISLNIITMVISNMAFLVLPLMVIFFSYMFILYTILQMNSATGRRKAFSTCSAHLTVVIIFYGTIFFMYAKPESQDLIGEEKLQASDKLISLFYGVVTPMLNPLIYSLRNKDVKAAVKYLLNKKPIH from the coding sequence ATGATTGTTCAGGTAATTTGTACTGTTTGTTTCTTggcagtaaatacatttcatgttAGATCTTCTTTTGATTTCCTGAAAGCAGATGACATGGGTGAGATTAACCAGACACTTGTGTCAGAATTTCTTCTTCTGGGTCTTTCTGGATACCCAAAGATTGAGATTGTTTACTTTGCTCTCATTCTAGTTATGTACCTAGTGATTCTAATTGGCAATGGTGTTCTAATCATAGCCAGCATCTTTGATTCTCATCTTCACACacccatgtacttcttcctggGCAACCTCTCTTTCCTGGATATCTGCTATACATCCTCCTCTGTTCCCTCAACACTGGTGAGCttaatctcaaagaaaagaaacatttcctTCTCTGGATGTGCAGTGCAGATGTTCTTTGGGTTTGCAATGGGGTCAACAGAATGTCTGCTTCTTGGCATGATGGCATTTGATCGTTATGTGGCCGTCTGCAACCCACTGAGATACCCCATCATCCTGAGCAAGGTGGCGTATGTATTGATGGCTTCTGTGTCCTGGCTGTCCGGTGGAATCAATTCAGCTGTGCAAACATTACTTGCCATGAGACTGCCTTTCTGTGGGAATAATATTATCAATCATTTTGCATGTGAAATATTAGCTGTCCTCAAGCTAGCCTGTGCTGATATATCCCTCAATATTATCACCATGGTGATATCAAATATGGCCTTCCTGGTTCTTCCACTGatggtcatttttttctcctatatgTTCATCCTCTACACCATCTTGCAAATGAATTCAGCCACAGGAAGACGCAAGGCATTTTCCACGTGCTCAGCTCACCTGACTGTGGTGATCATATTTTACGGTACCATCTTCTTTATGTATGCGAAACCGGAGTCTCAAGACCTGATTGGGGAAGAAAAATTGCAAGCATCAGACAAGCTCATTTCTCTGTTTTATGGGGTAGTGACGCCCATGCTGAATCCTCTAATCTATAGCTTGAGAAATAAGGATGTAAAAGCTGCtgtaaaatatttgctgaacaaaaAACCAATTCACTAA